In a genomic window of Shouchella clausii:
- the mgsA gene encoding methylglyoxal synthase → MKIALIAHDKKKQELVDFCVAYEPILKEHELYATGTTGTRIMEATELVVTRFKSGPLGGDQQIGALVAENQFDLILFMRDPLTAQPHEPDVTALIRLCDVQSVPLATNMGTAEILIKGLERGDFAFRDIIHEQEKANPLKEG, encoded by the coding sequence ATGAAAATCGCTTTAATTGCCCATGACAAGAAAAAACAAGAATTGGTTGATTTTTGTGTTGCTTATGAGCCCATTTTAAAAGAGCATGAGCTGTACGCGACTGGTACAACGGGCACTCGGATCATGGAGGCGACTGAGTTGGTTGTTACCCGTTTTAAGTCTGGCCCATTAGGGGGCGATCAGCAAATCGGGGCGCTCGTTGCTGAGAATCAATTCGATTTAATTTTGTTTATGCGCGATCCATTAACGGCGCAGCCCCATGAACCGGATGTCACTGCTTTAATTCGGTTATGTGATGTGCAAAGTGTGCCGCTGGCGACAAATATGGGAACCGCTGAAATTTTAATCAAAGGGCTTGAGAGAGGCGATTTTGCTTTCCGTGATATTATCCATGAACAAGAAAAAGCAAACCCATTAAAAGAAGGCTGA
- the ypjB gene encoding sporulation protein YpjB — protein sequence MRHWMMLVLLVCIVVMLPMPGSANDAQAWKELNHTANQVLKLTKEQRYEDGKRLMSVFADFFLSYDFEDQEWTMSSLRTLTTTFENAEDALTATNMPDDERIRLVTAFRLAIDAFAENSEPLWKSTETQVMASLDDLEEAAVSKDAQALKRQINAFHSLYGMIRPAIHISTTEQTVVRFDSYFALLENQSVSPEQLEDHIETMRGAFKELYEGGGEDGIDPSLLWAILSIGGPLVVSLSYVGYRKYRAEKRRVKAKE from the coding sequence ATGCGTCATTGGATGATGCTCGTTTTGCTTGTTTGTATCGTAGTGATGCTGCCTATGCCTGGCTCTGCTAATGATGCCCAAGCGTGGAAAGAATTGAATCATACGGCAAATCAAGTGCTGAAGCTAACGAAAGAACAGCGTTATGAAGATGGAAAACGGCTAATGAGTGTGTTTGCGGATTTTTTCCTTTCTTATGATTTTGAAGACCAGGAATGGACAATGTCTTCGTTACGCACACTAACAACAACGTTTGAAAATGCTGAAGATGCATTAACGGCTACAAATATGCCTGATGATGAACGAATTCGCCTCGTCACAGCGTTTCGCCTTGCGATTGACGCGTTTGCCGAAAACAGCGAACCCCTTTGGAAAAGCACGGAAACGCAAGTGATGGCGTCACTAGACGACCTAGAGGAAGCGGCTGTGTCAAAAGATGCCCAAGCTCTGAAACGCCAAATAAATGCATTTCATTCCCTATACGGCATGATTCGTCCGGCTATCCACATAAGCACAACTGAACAAACCGTTGTTCGTTTTGACTCGTATTTTGCTTTATTAGAAAACCAATCCGTATCGCCTGAGCAACTGGAAGATCATATTGAAACGATGCGCGGCGCTTTTAAAGAACTTTATGAAGGTGGTGGCGAGGACGGAATAGACCCATCGCTCTTATGGGCGATTCTGTCTATCGGTGGGCCGCTTGTTGTGTCTTTATCTTATGTTGGTTATCGAAAATACCGGGCTGAGAAACGGCGAGTAAAGGCAAAAGAATAA
- a CDS encoding zinc metallopeptidase gives MSLGVYLFYLAFLILIPLLAQGKVKRAYKKYSRIRNSAGMTGAEVARKILHDNGIYDVEVEEVKGELSDHYDPRAKVVRLSTDNYRNASVAGAAIAAHEVGHAIQDAENYSFLKFRSALAPVASIGSNLGQWLILAGLLFGVGAQVGGNPVLLMGIIFFATAVLFQVVTLPVEFNASNRAMEQMVASGIIVNNEERETKKVLDAAALTYVAAALVALLELARFIMIYLSQRD, from the coding sequence ATGAGTCTCGGTGTTTATTTGTTTTATTTAGCGTTTCTCATTCTAATCCCGCTTCTGGCTCAAGGAAAAGTAAAACGGGCGTATAAAAAATATTCGCGCATCCGAAACAGTGCAGGAATGACAGGTGCAGAAGTAGCCCGAAAAATTCTTCATGACAATGGCATTTATGATGTTGAAGTCGAAGAGGTTAAAGGGGAGTTATCTGACCACTACGATCCACGTGCCAAAGTTGTAAGGTTGTCAACAGACAATTACCGCAACGCTTCAGTTGCCGGAGCGGCCATTGCCGCTCATGAAGTAGGACACGCGATCCAAGATGCAGAAAACTACTCGTTCTTGAAATTTCGCAGCGCTTTGGCGCCCGTTGCTTCCATCGGCAGCAATTTAGGCCAATGGCTGATTTTAGCCGGTTTGCTCTTCGGCGTTGGTGCTCAAGTTGGCGGAAACCCTGTTTTGCTAATGGGTATTATCTTCTTTGCCACCGCTGTGTTATTCCAAGTGGTTACGTTGCCAGTCGAGTTTAACGCTTCCAACAGAGCAATGGAGCAAATGGTTGCAAGTGGGATTATTGTAAACAACGAAGAGCGGGAAACAAAGAAAGTCCTTGATGCCGCTGCTTTAACTTATGTGGCAGCAGCGCTTGTCGCTTTGCTCGAACTAGCACGCTTCATTATGATTTACTTGTCACAACGCGACTAA
- a CDS encoding nucleotide pyrophosphohydrolase — protein sequence MQKEVDSYIGQFKEGYFSPLAMLARLTEELGELAREVNHYYGEKPKKALEEDKTMEQEIGDMLFVLICLANSLQIDLSEAHDLVMHKFQTRDKDRWTKKEKGEQNQ from the coding sequence ATGCAAAAAGAAGTCGACTCGTACATAGGGCAGTTTAAAGAAGGGTATTTTAGCCCACTGGCGATGTTGGCTCGCTTGACGGAAGAATTAGGCGAGCTAGCAAGGGAAGTGAACCATTACTATGGAGAGAAGCCCAAAAAAGCATTAGAAGAAGACAAAACGATGGAACAAGAAATCGGCGATATGCTGTTTGTCCTCATTTGTTTGGCGAACTCACTTCAAATTGACTTAAGCGAAGCGCATGATCTTGTCATGCATAAATTCCAAACAAGAGACAAAGACCGCTGGACAAAAAAAGAAAAAGGAGAACAGAATCAATGA
- a CDS encoding ClbS/DfsB family four-helix bundle protein yields MVAKSEKEALLLDSDKCFKALLEIIESVPSRKRTITIETHERDKNFRDIIMHLYEWHTMLERWYREGMDGDVPFMPAPGYKWRTIELLNMQIWENYQDVTLNQAIKKLKLSHERVMDLIRLHTNEEIMTKKYYKWTKTSNLYSYFAANTFNHYNWAIKKCEVIAKAIKVGEKQTL; encoded by the coding sequence ATGGTAGCGAAAAGCGAAAAAGAAGCTCTATTATTGGATAGCGACAAATGTTTTAAAGCGCTGCTTGAAATAATTGAATCAGTGCCTAGCAGAAAACGGACTATTACGATTGAAACTCACGAAAGAGACAAGAATTTCCGTGATATCATCATGCATCTGTATGAATGGCATACAATGCTTGAGAGATGGTATAGAGAGGGTATGGATGGAGATGTTCCATTTATGCCTGCACCGGGTTATAAATGGAGAACGATCGAGTTACTTAATATGCAAATTTGGGAAAATTATCAAGATGTAACATTAAATCAAGCAATAAAAAAGTTGAAGTTAAGTCATGAAAGAGTAATGGATCTAATTCGATTACATACAAATGAAGAAATCATGACAAAAAAATATTATAAATGGACTAAAACAAGTAACTTATATAGCTATTTTGCAGCAAACACTTTTAATCATTACAATTGGGCTATAAAAAAATGTGAAGTTATTGCGAAGGCCATAAAAGTAGGGGAAAAGCAAACGTTATGA
- a CDS encoding GNAT family N-acetyltransferase — MKTRKAEIQDIVLIQEIAKRSWEDTYKDLIPADIRQVYIEQAYSRQSLSVKINSSAAFFVVEEAGKVIGFAQLARSEKETDLAALYVDPKMLGCGTGTLLFETVVRELKQGESLVVYLEKGNFRAVRFYTKCGFAYKNEFKERLFGHVFHTVKMVFKRDGERNTYV; from the coding sequence ATGAAAACAAGGAAAGCAGAAATACAAGACATTGTCCTTATCCAAGAGATCGCCAAGCGTTCATGGGAAGACACGTATAAAGACTTGATTCCCGCTGATATCCGCCAAGTTTATATCGAGCAAGCTTATTCGCGCCAAAGCTTGTCGGTTAAGATCAACTCTTCTGCTGCTTTTTTTGTGGTGGAAGAGGCTGGTAAAGTCATTGGCTTTGCCCAGCTGGCTAGAAGTGAAAAAGAAACCGATTTGGCTGCCCTTTATGTCGATCCTAAGATGCTTGGTTGTGGAACAGGGACATTGCTTTTTGAAACAGTCGTACGCGAACTAAAACAAGGCGAATCACTTGTTGTGTACCTTGAAAAAGGCAATTTTCGTGCTGTACGCTTTTACACAAAATGTGGTTTTGCTTACAAAAACGAATTTAAAGAGCGGCTATTTGGACATGTCTTTCATACAGTAAAAATGGTCTTCAAACGGGATGGGGAGAGGAACACATATGTATAA
- a CDS encoding Bcr/CflA family efflux MFS transporter has protein sequence MKQNPTGMERLALAFLLGMLAVLGPLNIDMYLPSFLQISEDLQAPASLVQLSLTTCLIGLAIGQLVVGPISDAKGRKRPLLISITLFAAASLLCAFAPNIGVLIAGRFLQGFTAAAGIVVSRAVVRDVFTGQALTKFFALLMVINAVAPMLAPMAGGAILLLPGARWGWIFLFLSLLGVLIVLVAGIKLEESLPPSKRVPSSMSHILWTFKDLLKDRSFIGYALTLGLAHGGSFAYVAGTPFVYQGIYGVNEQVYSVLFGINGLAIITGTFVVGRLAGIVHERTLLKTGVMVASSATAILVCMAAIQGPLWTIVVSIFVYMTSMGMITTSSFTLGIAKQSHRAGSASAMLGMLPLFLGAMVAPLVGIDESTAVPMAAIMFATSVLALSTCLGLTRKESSPSQVEKR, from the coding sequence ATGAAACAGAATCCAACAGGAATGGAAAGGCTGGCGCTTGCGTTTTTGCTTGGAATGCTAGCCGTCCTTGGGCCACTCAATATTGATATGTATTTGCCAAGCTTTTTGCAAATTAGCGAAGATCTGCAAGCGCCCGCTTCGCTTGTGCAACTAAGTTTAACAACGTGCTTAATCGGTTTGGCGATCGGGCAACTTGTCGTCGGCCCGATCAGTGACGCAAAGGGAAGGAAACGGCCATTGCTCATTTCAATTACGTTATTTGCCGCTGCTTCGCTTTTATGTGCGTTTGCTCCAAATATTGGCGTCTTGATTGCTGGCCGTTTTTTACAAGGATTTACGGCAGCTGCTGGGATTGTCGTGTCTCGTGCGGTTGTCCGTGATGTTTTTACAGGCCAAGCATTAACAAAATTCTTTGCGTTGCTTATGGTGATCAATGCCGTGGCGCCGATGTTAGCACCAATGGCGGGCGGGGCGATTTTGCTGTTGCCAGGGGCGCGCTGGGGCTGGATTTTCTTGTTTTTGTCTTTGCTTGGTGTCTTAATCGTTCTCGTTGCAGGAATAAAGCTAGAAGAATCGCTTCCACCAAGCAAGCGAGTGCCAAGCTCTATGTCGCATATCCTATGGACATTTAAAGATTTGCTTAAAGACCGTTCTTTTATCGGCTATGCACTTACACTCGGGCTTGCTCATGGCGGTAGTTTTGCCTATGTGGCAGGCACTCCGTTTGTTTATCAAGGCATTTACGGTGTAAACGAACAAGTTTATAGTGTGTTATTTGGCATCAATGGTCTAGCGATCATCACCGGTACATTCGTGGTTGGCCGTTTAGCTGGCATAGTTCATGAGCGAACGTTGTTGAAAACAGGAGTGATGGTTGCGAGCTCGGCTACAGCTATCCTTGTCTGTATGGCGGCCATTCAAGGGCCATTATGGACAATTGTCGTTTCCATTTTTGTTTACATGACGTCAATGGGAATGATCACAACTTCTTCCTTTACGTTAGGAATTGCCAAACAAAGCCATCGTGCTGGCAGTGCTAGCGCGATGCTCGGCATGTTGCCCTTATTCCTTGGAGCGATGGTTGCGCCGCTTGTAGGTATTGATGAATCAACAGCAGTGCCGATGGCCGCGATTATGTTTGCCACAAGCGTATTGGCCCTTAGTACATGCCTTGGTTTGACGAGAAAAGAGAGCAGTCCTAGCCAAGTCGAAAAACGGTAA
- a CDS encoding GNAT family N-acetyltransferase, with translation MEIKIATTLAELEQAFHIREMVFVQEQHCPLEDEFDQYDHLDAACTHVIAYDGEKPVGTGRIRLVENAGKLERICILKDWRQKGVGREIIEALEAIALQKGAASLLLHGQQHAEGFYHRFGYETASDVFMEDGIPHLLMKKEV, from the coding sequence TTGGAAATAAAAATCGCCACGACACTTGCAGAGTTAGAACAAGCATTTCATATTAGGGAAATGGTGTTTGTCCAGGAGCAACATTGCCCACTTGAAGACGAGTTCGACCAATATGACCATCTTGATGCTGCTTGTACACATGTCATTGCTTATGACGGTGAAAAACCAGTCGGGACAGGCCGTATCCGTTTAGTCGAAAACGCCGGGAAACTCGAACGAATTTGCATTTTAAAAGACTGGCGCCAAAAAGGTGTCGGCAGAGAAATCATTGAAGCATTGGAAGCCATTGCTTTGCAAAAAGGCGCTGCCTCATTGTTGCTCCATGGCCAACAACATGCAGAAGGGTTTTATCATCGTTTTGGATACGAAACGGCTTCTGACGTCTTTATGGAAGACGGTATCCCCCATTTGTTAATGAAAAAAGAAGTTTAG
- the dapB gene encoding 4-hydroxy-tetrahydrodipicolinate reductase — MTRIVIAGPRGNMGQEAVKLCLQEESFKLVAVVDSKNDGKQLKDLPEFPQGDLPVYTDMARCFAEHEPDVLIDLTAPAFGRKHMEIAFEHGVRPVVGTTGFNDEDIRDLTQMAEAKELGAIIAPNFAIGAILMMKFAQTAARYMNDVEIIEQHHDRKLDAPSGTAVKTAQLIAEVRAPKKQGHEQEREEMAGARGADFDGMKIHSVRLPGRVAHQEVLFGGVGQTLSIRHDSLNRESFMPGVKLAVKQVVKLSTLVYGLENLID, encoded by the coding sequence ATGACACGTATTGTAATTGCAGGGCCCCGTGGCAACATGGGGCAAGAAGCAGTCAAACTTTGTTTGCAAGAAGAATCATTTAAGCTTGTTGCGGTAGTTGATTCAAAAAATGACGGCAAACAATTAAAAGATTTGCCAGAATTTCCACAAGGTGATTTACCAGTATATACCGATATGGCACGCTGTTTTGCTGAGCATGAACCAGATGTATTAATTGATTTGACGGCACCTGCCTTTGGTAGAAAACATATGGAAATAGCGTTTGAGCATGGCGTCCGTCCAGTTGTGGGAACGACAGGGTTTAATGATGAAGATATTCGCGATTTAACGCAAATGGCCGAAGCAAAAGAGCTCGGTGCCATCATCGCCCCCAACTTTGCTATTGGCGCGATCTTAATGATGAAATTCGCGCAAACGGCAGCACGGTACATGAATGACGTTGAAATTATTGAACAGCACCATGACCGCAAGCTTGATGCGCCATCGGGTACAGCGGTAAAAACGGCACAGCTCATTGCAGAGGTGCGGGCTCCGAAAAAGCAAGGGCATGAGCAGGAAAGAGAAGAGATGGCAGGCGCAAGAGGAGCTGACTTCGATGGCATGAAAATCCACTCTGTCCGTTTACCTGGGCGAGTGGCCCATCAAGAAGTGCTGTTTGGCGGAGTGGGGCAAACGTTATCGATACGCCACGATTCGCTAAACCGTGAAAGTTTTATGCCTGGTGTAAAGCTTGCCGTTAAACAAGTGGTCAAGCTCTCGACGCTAGTATACGGCCTTGAAAATTTAATCGACTAA
- the zwf gene encoding glucose-6-phosphate dehydrogenase, translating into MNQIEQAEAVFVIFGSTGDLAKRKLFPSIYNLYRKGNLNEHFAVVGLGRREWGDEKLRTVVMESIQEELGGQSPEVTESFLKHFSYLSFDVTNKDSYSELNDKLHILDETFQIPGNRIFYMAMAPEFFGQIAQSIHNEGLKDTQGWTRLVIEKPFGTDLQSAIRLNDEIRQAFSEDEIYRIDHYLGKEMVQNIQVIRFANAIFGSLWNNRHIANIQVTSSEQLGVEGRGGYYEKSGALRDMVQNHMLQMVSLLAMDVPLRLSTDDIRSEKIKVLRALRPIVGESIKENVVRGQYGRGEINGQEVIGYLEEENVSDSSKTETYVAAKLMIDNHVWAGVPFYIRTGKRMAVKSTKIVVEFKELPLNLYSKENKQTGPNLLIIHIQPDEGMTIVLNGKKIGSADTTPVHLQYRHDSEDRFNTPEAYERLLFDCMMGDATNFAHWDEVSLSWSLVDAISKAWSESGEKLPTYRAGSMGPKEADKLLEADGFSWWPVEEM; encoded by the coding sequence ATGAACCAGATCGAACAAGCGGAAGCGGTTTTTGTTATTTTTGGCTCTACAGGTGATTTAGCGAAACGAAAATTGTTTCCTTCTATATACAATTTATACAGAAAAGGCAATTTGAACGAGCATTTTGCTGTAGTAGGTTTAGGGCGTCGCGAATGGGGTGATGAAAAACTAAGAACAGTCGTTATGGAATCGATCCAAGAAGAACTCGGTGGGCAAAGTCCTGAAGTGACTGAATCGTTTTTAAAACATTTTTCCTATCTATCATTTGACGTCACCAACAAGGATTCCTATAGCGAGCTGAATGACAAGTTGCATATTTTGGATGAGACATTCCAAATCCCTGGGAACCGTATTTTTTATATGGCAATGGCACCTGAATTTTTTGGGCAAATTGCGCAGTCAATACATAACGAAGGGTTAAAGGACACGCAAGGATGGACTCGACTTGTAATTGAGAAACCGTTTGGCACAGACTTGCAATCGGCTATCCGTTTAAATGATGAAATACGCCAGGCATTTTCAGAAGATGAGATTTACCGGATCGACCACTATTTAGGCAAAGAAATGGTGCAAAACATTCAAGTGATTCGTTTTGCTAATGCTATATTTGGTTCATTGTGGAACAACCGGCATATCGCTAATATCCAAGTGACTTCCAGTGAGCAGCTCGGTGTCGAAGGACGGGGCGGCTATTATGAAAAATCAGGAGCCCTTCGTGATATGGTACAAAACCATATGCTGCAAATGGTGTCTCTCTTGGCAATGGATGTACCTCTTCGCTTGTCCACCGATGATATACGTAGCGAAAAAATTAAAGTGCTACGCGCATTGCGCCCGATTGTCGGCGAGAGCATTAAGGAAAATGTTGTGCGGGGGCAATATGGCCGAGGAGAGATCAATGGGCAAGAAGTGATTGGCTATTTAGAAGAAGAAAATGTGAGTGATTCGTCAAAAACAGAGACTTACGTTGCGGCAAAGTTAATGATTGACAATCATGTTTGGGCAGGCGTCCCTTTTTATATCCGCACTGGAAAGCGGATGGCGGTGAAGTCAACGAAAATCGTTGTTGAATTTAAGGAACTACCTTTAAATCTGTATAGCAAGGAAAACAAACAGACTGGGCCGAATTTGTTGATCATCCATATTCAGCCTGATGAAGGCATGACGATTGTATTGAACGGCAAAAAGATTGGCTCCGCAGATACAACGCCTGTCCATTTGCAATACAGGCATGATAGCGAAGACCGGTTTAACACGCCTGAGGCATATGAGCGGCTCCTCTTTGATTGCATGATGGGCGATGCCACAAACTTTGCCCATTGGGATGAAGTTAGTTTGTCATGGTCCCTTGTTGATGCGATCTCCAAAGCGTGGTCAGAAAGCGGTGAAAAACTGCCAACTTATAGAGCAGGTTCAATGGGGCCGAAAGAAGCGGATAAGCTTCTTGAAGCAGACGGCTTTTCATGGTGGCCTGTTGAGGAAATGTAA
- a CDS encoding YitT family protein, with the protein MAVNRHVKNIFFILLGTALMSFGLVYFNMEHQLADGGVTGITLLFFFLFTINPAITNIVINIPLFFIGWRMLGRIPFYYTLVGTFSLSLFLDLFQRINLHIFLGNDLMLAALFAGAIVGTGLGLVFRFGGTTGGADIIAKLCLRYFGWSIGRTFFVFDSCVIAISLVYLDLREAMYTIVYVFIAAKVIDFIQQGSYNAKAAFVISESITEISEAILREMGRGATTLQGKGTFTGDEKEILYCVVARNETVRLRNIVHRIDPHAFMTIHDVSEAAGEGFTLDDNKQPIRIG; encoded by the coding sequence TTGGCAGTCAACCGGCACGTTAAAAACATTTTTTTCATTTTGCTCGGCACGGCGCTTATGTCGTTTGGCCTTGTTTACTTTAATATGGAACACCAATTGGCAGATGGCGGCGTAACAGGCATTACTTTGCTTTTTTTCTTTTTATTTACGATCAACCCGGCAATCACCAACATCGTTATTAACATTCCGTTGTTTTTTATAGGCTGGCGGATGTTAGGCCGGATTCCTTTTTACTATACACTCGTAGGCACATTCAGTTTATCGTTATTCCTTGATTTGTTCCAGCGTATTAACTTACATATTTTCCTTGGCAATGACTTAATGCTTGCCGCATTATTCGCAGGGGCTATCGTCGGTACAGGGCTTGGGCTTGTCTTTCGTTTTGGCGGCACAACCGGCGGAGCAGACATCATTGCGAAACTATGCTTGCGCTATTTTGGCTGGAGCATCGGACGGACCTTTTTTGTATTTGATTCGTGTGTCATTGCCATCTCTCTCGTCTATCTTGATTTGCGTGAAGCAATGTACACGATTGTCTATGTGTTTATTGCCGCCAAAGTCATTGACTTTATCCAACAAGGATCCTACAATGCGAAAGCAGCCTTTGTCATCTCCGAGTCGATTACGGAGATCTCAGAAGCGATTTTACGTGAAATGGGCCGAGGCGCAACGACGTTACAAGGGAAAGGCACATTTACTGGCGACGAAAAAGAAATTTTATATTGCGTCGTCGCCCGCAATGAAACGGTGAGGTTGCGCAATATTGTGCATCGCATTGACCCCCATGCGTTCATGACCATCCACGATGTTTCCGAAGCCGCCGGTGAAGGGTTTACACTCGATGACAACAAGCAACCGATTCGAATTGGCTAA
- a CDS encoding class I SAM-dependent methyltransferase — MAYSKTFLEQVETAMKQSFSGWNFEQLRGRVKEEELDWSYRDWVKESLKQRTVLDMGTGGGEFLSSCAPFQGKVYATEGYEPNVEIAQKALAPFGVCVRYIEDDDYLPFSDGAFDSIINRHESYSERELARILKPGGTFITQQVGGDDCKEINDALSLPLNTEFADWKLEVAVDRLVAHGFSIEAKTKAFPKQRFFDIGALIYYLRAIPWQAPGFSVERHMPQLDHIAQEIKKNGYFETTQHRFILKARK, encoded by the coding sequence ATGGCATATAGCAAGACCTTTTTAGAACAAGTAGAAACAGCAATGAAGCAGTCATTTAGCGGTTGGAATTTTGAGCAGTTAAGAGGGCGAGTGAAAGAGGAGGAGCTCGACTGGTCTTATCGGGATTGGGTCAAGGAGTCACTTAAGCAAAGGACAGTGCTGGATATGGGCACAGGCGGTGGCGAATTTTTGTCTTCGTGTGCTCCATTCCAAGGAAAGGTCTATGCAACAGAGGGATACGAGCCCAATGTAGAAATTGCGCAAAAAGCATTAGCCCCGTTTGGCGTCTGTGTACGTTATATAGAAGATGATGACTATCTGCCATTTTCTGATGGGGCTTTTGACAGCATTATTAACCGTCATGAGTCATACAGCGAGCGAGAATTAGCGCGTATATTAAAACCAGGTGGAACGTTTATTACGCAACAGGTTGGCGGTGACGATTGCAAAGAAATCAATGACGCACTTTCACTTCCTTTAAATACTGAATTTGCAGATTGGAAGCTGGAAGTGGCAGTTGACCGCTTAGTTGCACACGGCTTTAGCATTGAAGCAAAAACGAAGGCTTTTCCAAAGCAGCGTTTTTTTGATATTGGTGCGCTTATTTATTACTTGCGGGCGATTCCCTGGCAAGCACCAGGCTTTTCTGTGGAACGCCATATGCCCCAGTTGGATCATATCGCTCAGGAGATAAAAAAGAACGGGTATTTTGAAACGACACAGCATCGATTCATCTTGAAAGCGAGAAAATAA
- a CDS encoding RtcB family protein gives MYKTIDGVRVWGEPLENAVEQAVRCSQHGDVVQTLLMADHHKGYSQPVGGVVVYDGQVSPSGVGYDIACGNKAVRTNVTFEEIRLELPQLLDKIYEALPFGIGQKNKQPVDHELFSDPDWHVFSEIELGLTDTLQTLARNQLGTIGSGNHFVDLFVEEETGVLWVANHFGSRGLGHKTASGFLNLAKNRPFASKVSGESMEDVPTLFDVASELGDMYIRAMNLAGKYAYAGRNHCIAKVLAILQAKETFSVHNHHNFAWKETHNGKDVYVVRKGATPSAPGQLGFIGGSMGDYSVIVEGIDSKENKDAFYSTVHGAGRLMSRTQAAGRFTGKGKNRRRSGGAISSEQMAAALAAFGVELRGGGTDESPFVYKKLDTVLSAHKNTLKVKHRLKPVGVCMAGENEFDPYKD, from the coding sequence ATGTATAAAACGATCGACGGTGTCCGCGTATGGGGGGAACCACTTGAAAACGCTGTTGAACAGGCCGTTCGCTGCAGCCAGCATGGCGATGTCGTCCAAACGCTATTAATGGCCGACCACCATAAAGGCTACAGCCAACCGGTAGGAGGCGTTGTCGTCTATGACGGCCAAGTATCCCCTTCTGGAGTCGGTTATGACATTGCCTGTGGCAACAAAGCAGTGCGGACAAATGTTACTTTTGAGGAGATTCGCTTGGAGCTGCCTCAGCTTCTCGATAAAATTTACGAAGCGCTCCCATTTGGCATTGGCCAAAAAAACAAGCAGCCAGTTGACCATGAACTGTTTTCTGATCCTGACTGGCATGTGTTTTCGGAAATTGAACTAGGGCTTACAGATACATTACAAACATTGGCACGTAACCAACTCGGTACGATTGGGAGCGGCAACCATTTCGTTGATTTGTTTGTGGAAGAAGAAACAGGCGTTTTATGGGTCGCAAATCATTTTGGCAGTAGGGGCTTAGGCCATAAAACAGCTAGCGGTTTTTTGAACTTAGCGAAAAACAGGCCGTTTGCTAGCAAAGTTAGCGGGGAGAGCATGGAAGATGTACCGACTTTGTTTGATGTTGCCTCCGAGTTAGGTGACATGTACATCCGAGCAATGAACTTAGCCGGAAAATACGCATATGCCGGCAGAAACCATTGTATTGCTAAAGTGCTCGCCATTTTGCAAGCAAAAGAAACGTTCTCTGTTCATAACCATCATAACTTTGCTTGGAAGGAAACGCACAATGGCAAAGACGTTTATGTTGTCCGTAAAGGGGCAACGCCTTCTGCTCCAGGACAGCTTGGGTTTATCGGTGGCAGTATGGGTGATTATTCAGTTATTGTTGAGGGCATTGATAGCAAGGAAAACAAGGACGCTTTTTACAGCACAGTCCATGGAGCTGGCAGATTAATGAGCCGTACACAGGCAGCGGGCCGTTTTACAGGAAAAGGCAAGAACAGACGCCGTAGCGGCGGAGCGATTAGCTCTGAGCAAATGGCAGCTGCGCTTGCTGCGTTTGGAGTAGAATTGCGCGGCGGAGGCACAGATGAAAGTCCATTCGTATATAAAAAATTAGATACGGTCCTCTCTGCTCATAAAAATACGTTAAAAGTAAAACATCGCTTAAAGCCTGTTGGCGTTTGTATGGCTGGCGAGAACGAATTTGACCCATACAAAGATTAA